The following are from one region of the Actinopolyspora halophila DSM 43834 genome:
- a CDS encoding LacI family DNA-binding transcriptional regulator codes for MPRNATSPQRRAVMTDVARLAEVSHQTVSRVLNDHPSVSPGTRSRVIAAIEQLDYRPNSAARALVTRRTRVIGVISPASTLYGPASTLYGIEQAARRAGYFVSVASVKDVDGVAVQQAVERLNSQFVEGIVAIAPRRAAVEALRDVPSELPLVVVEGGDGGGRPVVCVDQAEGARLVTRHLLDQGADSVWHIAGPSDWLEAQGRLSGWKAELNQAGVEPPEPLRGDWSPASGYTSGQLLAERSDVRAVFVANDQMALGALRAFHERGVRVPADVLVAGFDDAPEAAYFTPPLTTVAQDFDAVGRGSMELLLQRIDGSAEAGTSAVIAPELVTRQSTVGRLRNESGATS; via the coding sequence ATGCCCCGGAACGCGACCTCGCCGCAGCGTCGTGCTGTGATGACCGATGTCGCCAGGTTGGCCGAAGTCTCCCACCAAACGGTGTCCCGGGTTCTCAACGACCACCCATCGGTCTCGCCCGGAACGCGCAGCCGGGTCATCGCGGCGATCGAACAACTCGACTACCGGCCGAACTCGGCGGCCCGGGCCCTGGTCACCCGGCGCACGAGAGTCATCGGCGTCATCAGCCCGGCCAGCACGCTCTACGGTCCTGCCAGCACGCTGTACGGCATCGAGCAGGCGGCGCGCCGGGCGGGCTACTTCGTCAGCGTGGCGAGCGTTAAAGACGTCGACGGGGTCGCCGTCCAACAAGCGGTGGAGCGTCTCAACAGCCAATTCGTCGAGGGAATCGTGGCCATCGCCCCGCGACGAGCCGCCGTCGAAGCACTTCGGGACGTGCCGTCGGAGCTACCGCTGGTGGTCGTCGAGGGCGGGGACGGAGGCGGTCGTCCCGTGGTGTGTGTGGACCAGGCCGAGGGAGCGCGGCTGGTCACACGACATCTGCTCGACCAGGGGGCGGACTCGGTCTGGCACATCGCGGGTCCGTCGGACTGGTTGGAGGCCCAGGGACGACTCTCCGGTTGGAAGGCCGAACTGAACCAGGCGGGTGTGGAACCGCCCGAGCCGTTGCGCGGTGATTGGAGTCCGGCTTCCGGCTACACGAGCGGCCAGCTGCTGGCCGAGCGTTCCGATGTACGTGCCGTGTTCGTCGCCAACGACCAGATGGCACTGGGCGCTCTTCGCGCCTTCCACGAGCGAGGGGTCCGGGTTCCGGCGGACGTGCTCGTCGCGGGATTCGACGACGCGCCGGAGGCCGCCTACTTCACTCCACCCCTGACCACCGTCGCGCAGGACTTCGACGCGGTCGGACGAGGCAGCATGGAGCTGTTGCTCCAGCGGATCGACGGTTCCGCCGAAGCCGGGACCAGCGCCGTCATCGCTCCCGAACTGGTCACCCGGCAAAGCACCGTCGGCCGGTTGCGGAACGAATCCGGAGCCACGAGCTAG